A genomic region of Micromonospora sp. NBC_01796 contains the following coding sequences:
- a CDS encoding serine hydrolase domain-containing protein, with protein sequence MHVARRTLARRTLLGAGLAAAGAIVGCGKPDGTGNAPAWTESTDPAGAVSATDAAGNTAKLGSAPSGSPGATATPGATAGTANQAPYAAEVTKVLQRYLPATPQTVQHAGFPGAVALVLVNDKTTVHTAVGEALRYSAGPKLLPAAQRVPMRPDSIFDLASVTKVYTAILLLQQVDKGKVNLDAPVAEYLPEFTGTGKNAVTVAMLLTHTGGLPVGAKVTGLPDNTARWNAVMTTPLVSGANPGDTFRYSSVGLMLAGKIVEKVTGQRLDQALKTNLTGPLGLRDTGFTPNGWLSADAKKTRLVATDARSSRGLLRGIVHDDVANHLGGIAGHAGIFATATDLAAIGQLLLGGGTYQGKRILAEATVRKMLENANGGKPAIDPERPNRTSAHGLGVVLNQPWFMGRLSSARTFGHTGFAGPSLVVDPNRKLVLALLTNRAHPNWSWANPDPTRAAVADTLAKSVN encoded by the coding sequence ATGCATGTCGCTCGCCGTACGCTCGCCCGTCGCACGCTGCTCGGAGCCGGGCTCGCCGCCGCCGGTGCGATCGTCGGCTGCGGTAAACCCGACGGCACCGGTAACGCCCCGGCCTGGACCGAATCGACCGATCCGGCCGGTGCCGTCAGCGCCACCGACGCGGCCGGCAACACGGCGAAGCTGGGCTCGGCACCGAGCGGTTCACCCGGCGCCACCGCCACCCCGGGCGCCACCGCCGGTACGGCGAACCAGGCCCCGTACGCCGCCGAGGTCACCAAGGTCCTCCAGCGCTACCTCCCCGCGACCCCACAGACCGTGCAACACGCAGGCTTCCCCGGCGCGGTCGCCCTCGTCCTGGTCAACGACAAGACCACCGTCCACACCGCCGTCGGCGAGGCACTGCGCTACAGCGCCGGCCCGAAACTCCTCCCGGCCGCCCAACGGGTACCGATGCGCCCCGACTCGATCTTCGACCTCGCCTCGGTCACCAAGGTCTACACCGCGATCCTGCTCCTCCAACAGGTCGACAAGGGCAAGGTCAACCTCGACGCCCCCGTCGCCGAATACCTCCCCGAGTTCACCGGCACCGGCAAGAACGCGGTCACCGTCGCCATGCTCCTCACCCACACCGGCGGCCTACCCGTCGGCGCCAAGGTCACCGGCCTGCCCGACAACACCGCCCGGTGGAACGCCGTCATGACCACCCCACTCGTCTCCGGCGCCAACCCCGGCGACACCTTCCGCTACTCCAGCGTCGGCCTCATGCTCGCCGGGAAGATCGTGGAAAAGGTCACCGGGCAGCGCCTCGACCAGGCACTCAAGACCAACCTCACCGGCCCACTCGGCCTGCGCGACACCGGCTTCACCCCCAACGGCTGGCTGTCCGCCGACGCGAAGAAGACCCGCCTCGTCGCCACCGACGCCCGCTCCTCCCGTGGCCTGTTGCGCGGCATCGTCCACGACGACGTCGCCAACCACCTCGGCGGAATCGCCGGCCACGCCGGCATCTTCGCCACCGCCACCGACCTCGCCGCGATCGGACAACTACTCCTCGGCGGCGGCACCTACCAGGGCAAACGCATCCTCGCCGAGGCCACGGTCCGCAAGATGTTGGAGAACGCCAACGGCGGCAAACCCGCCATCGACCCCGAACGCCCGAACCGCACCTCCGCACACGGCCTCGGCGTCGTACTCAACCAACCCTGGTTCATGGGCCGACTCTCCAGCGCCCGCACCTTCGGCCACACCGGATTCGCCGGACCGTCCCTGGTCGTCGACCCGAACCGCAAACTCGTCCTTGCCCTGCTCACCAACCGCGCCCACCCCAACTGGTCCTGGGCCAACCCCGACCCCACCCGCGCCGCCGTGGCCGACACCCTCGCCAAATCGGTCAACTAG
- the ligA gene encoding NAD-dependent DNA ligase LigA: MESSGGDQMAEPIDTATPIDTATLTDTVAPIDTVGPTDAAELIDAVDPIVDAGHAAPFDTVADYHAAIEAIRAAAVTYYNGTDLAMDDASYDALMARVSATEAATPQWRIDDTPTGLVAAGVGINGDVEHTVPMLSLDNVFGADELRTWGTRLEKLLGRPASGLTVEPKIDGLAVSARYLHGQLNLLVTRGDGRAGEDVTTQARLVVGLPQRLAEPVTLEIRGEVFMTDADFERANELRTGHGEPAFANPRSAAAGSLRAQDRAYEVPLSFYAYGLVGDVGEGDRRHSTEMAYVGALGVATTAGSPAGMPVCDTIEEALAAVEVLNERRGQLGFAVDGAVIKADAAADRDLAGFSSRAPRWGIAYKFPADTRTTTLLRIEVQVGRTGLITPVAVLAPVQVGGVVVTSATLHNFEDLVRRNVRAGDTVFVRRAGEVIPEVTGAKLDERPADSVPFEPPTHCPRCGGEIDRSQKRWRCTLGRACGAAESLAYFAARDSMDIEGVGDKIINAVVAAGLVTDPADLYDLDVPTLAKLDRMGETSATKLVANLERSKAQPLSRVLTGLGVRMTGRSMSRRLARHFGEMDALRRAGVEQLQEVEGVGPERAVTIAAELADLAPVIDKLVARGVNMTEPGSPGRVAPVESTDASGPESAGPVLPLQRADGSPMTVVVTGSVPGLSRNEGNEAVERLGGKSSGSVSKRTDLVVVGEGAGSKATKAEELGVRILPADLFAQALAAHTEGRSEDATRLLS, translated from the coding sequence ATGGAGAGTTCCGGTGGCGACCAGATGGCCGAGCCGATCGACACCGCCACGCCGATCGACACCGCCACGCTGACCGACACCGTCGCACCGATCGACACCGTCGGACCGACCGATGCCGCCGAGCTGATCGATGCCGTCGATCCGATCGTCGACGCCGGCCACGCCGCGCCCTTCGACACGGTGGCCGACTACCACGCGGCGATCGAGGCGATCCGGGCCGCCGCGGTGACCTACTACAACGGCACCGACCTGGCGATGGACGACGCCAGCTACGACGCCCTGATGGCCCGGGTGAGCGCCACCGAGGCAGCCACGCCGCAGTGGCGGATCGACGACACACCGACCGGGTTGGTCGCCGCCGGGGTCGGGATCAACGGCGATGTCGAGCACACCGTGCCGATGCTGAGTCTGGACAACGTCTTCGGGGCCGACGAGTTGCGCACCTGGGGCACCAGGCTGGAGAAGCTGCTCGGCCGCCCGGCCTCCGGTCTCACGGTCGAGCCGAAGATCGACGGCCTCGCGGTCTCGGCCCGCTACCTGCACGGTCAGCTCAACCTCCTGGTCACCCGGGGTGACGGGCGCGCCGGTGAGGACGTCACCACCCAGGCGCGCCTGGTGGTGGGTCTGCCGCAGCGGCTGGCCGAGCCGGTCACCCTGGAGATCCGCGGTGAGGTCTTCATGACCGACGCCGACTTCGAGCGCGCCAACGAGCTGCGCACCGGGCACGGTGAGCCGGCGTTCGCCAATCCGCGCAGTGCCGCGGCCGGCAGCCTGCGGGCCCAGGACCGGGCGTACGAGGTGCCGTTGTCCTTCTACGCGTACGGCCTGGTGGGTGACGTGGGGGAAGGGGACCGGCGCCACTCCACCGAGATGGCGTACGTGGGCGCCCTCGGCGTCGCCACCACCGCCGGTTCGCCGGCCGGAATGCCGGTGTGCGACACGATCGAGGAGGCGCTGGCCGCGGTCGAGGTGCTCAACGAGCGGCGCGGGCAGCTCGGGTTCGCGGTCGACGGCGCGGTGATCAAGGCGGATGCCGCCGCCGATCGTGACCTGGCCGGGTTCTCCAGCCGGGCGCCCCGCTGGGGGATCGCCTACAAGTTCCCGGCCGACACCCGGACCACCACCCTGCTGCGGATCGAGGTGCAGGTCGGCCGTACCGGTCTGATCACCCCGGTCGCGGTGCTGGCGCCGGTCCAGGTCGGCGGGGTGGTGGTCACCTCGGCGACGTTGCACAACTTCGAGGATCTGGTCCGGCGCAACGTGCGCGCGGGCGACACCGTGTTCGTACGCCGGGCCGGTGAGGTGATCCCGGAGGTGACCGGGGCCAAGCTCGACGAGCGGCCGGCGGACTCGGTGCCGTTCGAGCCGCCGACGCACTGCCCGCGCTGCGGCGGGGAGATCGACCGGTCGCAGAAGCGGTGGCGGTGCACCCTGGGCCGGGCCTGCGGGGCGGCCGAGTCCCTGGCCTACTTCGCCGCCCGTGACTCGATGGACATCGAGGGCGTGGGCGACAAGATCATCAACGCGGTGGTGGCGGCCGGTCTGGTGACCGACCCGGCCGACCTCTACGACCTCGACGTCCCGACCCTGGCGAAGCTGGATCGGATGGGCGAGACCTCGGCGACGAAACTCGTGGCGAACCTCGAACGGTCCAAGGCCCAACCGCTGTCGCGGGTGCTGACCGGCCTCGGTGTCCGGATGACCGGCCGGTCGATGTCCCGGCGGCTGGCCCGGCACTTCGGCGAGATGGACGCGTTGCGCCGGGCCGGTGTCGAGCAACTCCAGGAGGTCGAGGGCGTCGGCCCGGAGCGGGCGGTCACCATCGCCGCCGAGCTGGCCGACCTCGCCCCGGTGATCGACAAGCTCGTCGCGCGGGGGGTCAACATGACCGAGCCCGGCAGTCCCGGCCGGGTCGCACCGGTGGAGTCCACCGACGCGTCCGGCCCGGAGTCGGCGGGGCCGGTTCTGCCGCTGCAACGGGCCGACGGCTCCCCGATGACGGTGGTCGTCACCGGCTCGGTGCCCGGTCTGTCCCGCAACGAGGGCAACGAGGCGGTCGAGCGGCTCGGCGGCAAGTCGTCGGGGTCGGTTTCCAAACGTACCGACCTGGTGGTGGTCGGCGAGGGTGCCGGGTCCAAGGCAACCAAGGCCGAGGAACTCGGCGTAAGGATCCTGCCCGCCGACCTTTTCGCACAGGCGCTCGCCGCCCACACCGAGGGCCGATCCGAGGACGCCACCCGCCTCCTCTCCTGA
- a CDS encoding LysM peptidoglycan-binding domain-containing protein: MGGGAGRRCGRSASARTAGAVVGLVLVAPLGIPGLTGSPKAYAATVTAEPIPPVEPTPAAGSSPSVAPGGRYYVVGPGTAGQKEYLYGIAVQTLGDGNRFREIIELNRDRPQPDGGRLTDPLDLRPGWILLLPPDAKGAGVQVGTPPDVPARAPASAAEPVRVPAPEAASDRTRTSFAGYLLRLGAFGLMVLLLAVAVAVIRQRRRPPVTVASTATTPPAPKAEAGTGAATEAGGVRVGEPGELRAELGQGPDRVEVRLIGAGRVGDFGAYAWLPDGERLPGATMPVVLGRQAQRWLWVDLARTPDLLTITGTPEASGRQALAIVGQLLDRGIGVTVVGRVLGDDVPAGCRQVDTFPAAPYDAAGPGIVISGGLRGPDLLAARGMLAASDGLLVPVLVGKVLRARWSLLAVERPTAPPSGGPGTAPASTDAGSAGSEAAPPSTSGIATVVAVPGERD; encoded by the coding sequence ATGGGCGGTGGCGCCGGACGGCGGTGCGGACGGTCGGCGTCGGCCCGTACGGCGGGGGCGGTCGTCGGCCTGGTGCTGGTGGCACCGTTGGGGATTCCGGGACTGACCGGAAGCCCGAAGGCGTACGCGGCCACCGTCACCGCCGAGCCGATCCCACCGGTCGAGCCGACTCCGGCCGCCGGGTCGAGTCCATCGGTGGCGCCGGGCGGCCGGTATTACGTGGTCGGGCCGGGGACGGCTGGGCAGAAGGAGTACCTGTACGGGATCGCGGTGCAGACGCTCGGTGACGGCAACCGGTTCCGGGAGATCATCGAGCTGAACCGGGACCGGCCACAGCCGGACGGGGGCCGGCTGACCGATCCGCTCGACCTGCGGCCGGGGTGGATCCTGCTGTTGCCGCCGGACGCCAAGGGAGCCGGCGTGCAGGTGGGCACCCCTCCGGACGTACCGGCCCGGGCTCCGGCGAGCGCCGCCGAACCGGTCCGCGTACCGGCGCCGGAGGCGGCCAGCGACCGGACCCGTACGAGTTTCGCCGGTTACCTGCTCCGGCTCGGTGCGTTCGGGCTGATGGTGCTGCTTCTCGCGGTCGCGGTGGCCGTCATCCGGCAGCGGCGGCGTCCCCCGGTCACCGTGGCGAGCACCGCGACCACACCGCCGGCACCGAAAGCAGAAGCCGGAACGGGAGCGGCAACGGAAGCGGGTGGGGTTCGGGTGGGAGAGCCGGGGGAGTTGCGGGCGGAACTGGGGCAGGGGCCGGACCGGGTCGAGGTCCGGTTGATCGGTGCCGGCCGGGTGGGCGACTTCGGGGCGTACGCCTGGCTGCCCGACGGTGAACGGTTGCCGGGCGCCACCATGCCGGTGGTGCTGGGGCGGCAGGCGCAGCGATGGCTCTGGGTGGACCTGGCCCGGACGCCGGATCTGCTGACCATCACCGGGACACCGGAGGCATCCGGGCGGCAGGCGCTCGCCATCGTGGGGCAACTCCTCGATCGGGGGATCGGTGTCACCGTCGTCGGTCGGGTGCTCGGCGACGACGTACCGGCCGGCTGTCGACAGGTCGACACCTTCCCGGCGGCGCCGTACGACGCCGCCGGGCCGGGGATCGTGATCAGTGGCGGGTTGCGTGGGCCGGACCTGCTGGCGGCCCGGGGCATGCTGGCCGCCAGCGACGGGCTGTTGGTGCCCGTGCTGGTCGGGAAGGTGCTCCGGGCCCGCTGGTCACTGCTGGCCGTCGAACGCCCGACCGCCCCGCCGTCCGGTGGGCCCGGGACGGCACCGGCGTCAACCGATGCGGGGTCTGCGGGGTCCGAGGCGGCACCGCCGTCGACCTCGGGAATTGCCACCGTGGTGGCGGTCCCCGGCGAACGGGATTGA
- a CDS encoding S8 family serine peptidase, with protein sequence MAAQRRSSVRRRWWSLVLGIAVVLTLPGQALAAPAAPGESYLKYYVVTSAYQGEFETLERISFRFLGTTERADDIFDLNAGRRQADGGVLTEPGPLPPGWLLVLPWDATGEGVRYGLLSAAQLGAGPGAGPGTGAPPNPSAGFPVTAPPVGGTPVGAPVVGDVTGAGQCPVTTAPTGPDRTDRRPDPGPAWARTEGEGVMVAVVDSGVDGGRAGLTGRVAVGVDITAGSARGDVDCLGSGTAMAGIIAGRATDSAGGSGMAPAATVLPVRVVTTTPQARSTDVETGIQVAVSAGAGVIALGGHVALDDPVVAAAVESALSHDVVVVAGAAVGDGSTAESPTRPETALLRVGGLGADGQPATGYRPGAVQVVAPDVDPVTGTSAGSGTPYAVAFVAGTVALVRSAFPNLSAEQVAHRIRTTAEGVGASLPDPGTGWGLVDPGAAVTAVLAEEGRPAAAAPDDRDPGPVRVTVVVVLVLLLAGAAVVLTRRARRTATTTGDPTAGEDVDVPSGAAGSQR encoded by the coding sequence GTGGCGGCGCAGCGGCGGTCTTCGGTCCGGCGGCGATGGTGGTCCCTCGTCCTCGGGATCGCGGTGGTCCTGACGCTGCCGGGGCAGGCCCTGGCGGCACCCGCCGCTCCGGGGGAGAGCTACCTGAAGTACTACGTGGTGACCTCCGCGTACCAGGGCGAGTTCGAGACCCTCGAGCGGATCTCGTTCCGGTTCCTCGGCACCACCGAACGGGCCGACGACATCTTCGACCTCAACGCCGGACGCCGGCAGGCCGACGGCGGTGTGCTCACCGAACCCGGCCCGCTCCCGCCGGGTTGGTTGCTCGTCCTGCCCTGGGACGCGACCGGGGAGGGGGTCCGGTACGGCCTGCTCTCCGCAGCCCAGCTCGGCGCCGGACCCGGTGCCGGGCCGGGAACCGGAGCGCCGCCGAACCCGTCGGCCGGTTTCCCGGTCACGGCACCACCGGTGGGCGGCACCCCGGTCGGCGCCCCGGTCGTGGGCGACGTGACCGGGGCCGGGCAGTGTCCGGTGACCACCGCCCCGACCGGCCCGGACCGTACCGACCGGCGGCCGGATCCGGGCCCGGCGTGGGCCCGTACGGAGGGCGAAGGGGTCATGGTCGCCGTGGTGGACTCCGGGGTGGACGGTGGCCGGGCGGGCCTGACCGGACGGGTGGCGGTCGGTGTCGACATCACCGCCGGCAGCGCACGCGGTGACGTGGACTGTCTCGGCTCGGGGACCGCGATGGCCGGGATCATCGCCGGACGTGCCACCGACTCGGCGGGCGGGAGCGGGATGGCCCCGGCGGCCACCGTGCTGCCGGTCCGGGTGGTCACCACGACACCACAGGCGCGATCGACCGACGTCGAGACCGGAATCCAGGTGGCGGTCTCGGCCGGAGCCGGTGTGATCGCGCTCGGCGGCCATGTCGCCCTCGACGATCCGGTGGTGGCGGCGGCGGTCGAGTCCGCCCTGAGCCACGACGTCGTGGTGGTCGCCGGAGCGGCGGTCGGTGACGGGTCCACGGCCGAGTCGCCGACCCGACCGGAGACGGCTCTCCTGCGGGTCGGCGGACTGGGTGCCGATGGACAACCGGCCACCGGCTACCGGCCGGGGGCGGTGCAGGTGGTCGCCCCCGACGTCGACCCGGTCACGGGTACGAGCGCCGGCAGCGGCACCCCGTACGCGGTCGCGTTCGTGGCCGGCACGGTGGCGCTGGTCCGGTCCGCCTTCCCGAACCTGAGCGCCGAGCAGGTCGCCCACCGGATCAGGACCACCGCCGAGGGGGTCGGGGCGAGCCTGCCCGATCCCGGCACCGGCTGGGGACTGGTCGATCCGGGCGCCGCCGTGACGGCCGTACTTGCGGAGGAAGGGCGACCGGCCGCGGCGGCACCCGACGACCGGGATCCGGGCCCGGTACGGGTGACCGTGGTGGTGGTACTGGTCCTGCTGCTGGCCGGTGCCGCCGTGGTGCTGACCCGGCGGGCCCGGCGTACCGCCACGACCACCGGAGACCCCACCGCCGGCGAGGATGTCGACGTTCCCTCCGGCGCCGCCGGATCCCAGCGGTAG
- a CDS encoding S8 family serine peptidase, which translates to MAVRVRKRAVGRLIGSATCTVLLVLGLPAGAGYAAADGEPPTLPTVTDECVGPSPVPFAGVPWPVARLAPQAVWPLSRGGGVTVAVVDTGVSAAATGLTGVVLPGRDVVAGGRADRDCRGRGTALAGIVAARPVTGTGVVGVAPAVSVLPVRIVDGQGRLQPRYLADGIRAAVSLGADVILVGTGVEAPDANLRAAVDEAVARDIVLVAAISDQRGASQAGAPVVWYPAGFPQVVAVGGIDADGRPTEPVVEESGVDLVAPGVAAVSVGPSGAGHYRIGGAAVAAAYVAGAAALVRSYRPALGAAEIRTRLELTAEHPPGAARTPALGAGVLDPYAAVSVVDPGQAARPVEARPAPAVLPVVPPADPAVGRAGLVGAAVGVGTVLALAAGVTIRAGRRRRWRVR; encoded by the coding sequence ATGGCGGTGCGTGTCCGGAAGCGGGCGGTGGGGCGGCTGATCGGGTCGGCGACCTGCACGGTCCTGCTGGTCCTCGGCCTACCGGCAGGAGCCGGGTACGCCGCCGCCGACGGCGAGCCACCGACCCTGCCCACGGTGACCGACGAGTGCGTGGGGCCGTCCCCGGTCCCGTTCGCCGGGGTCCCGTGGCCGGTGGCCCGGCTCGCGCCGCAGGCGGTGTGGCCGTTGAGCCGGGGCGGGGGCGTGACGGTGGCGGTGGTCGACACCGGGGTCAGCGCCGCGGCGACGGGCCTGACCGGTGTGGTGCTACCCGGCCGGGACGTGGTGGCCGGCGGTCGGGCCGACCGGGACTGCCGGGGTCGGGGCACCGCGCTCGCCGGGATCGTCGCCGCCCGCCCGGTCACCGGGACCGGTGTGGTCGGGGTGGCGCCGGCGGTGTCCGTACTGCCCGTGCGGATCGTCGACGGCCAGGGCCGGTTGCAGCCGAGGTACCTGGCCGACGGCATCCGGGCGGCGGTGAGCCTGGGCGCCGACGTGATCCTGGTCGGCACCGGGGTCGAGGCTCCCGACGCCAACCTGCGGGCCGCGGTCGACGAGGCGGTCGCCCGCGACATCGTCCTGGTCGCGGCGATCAGCGACCAGCGCGGGGCGAGTCAGGCCGGTGCGCCGGTGGTCTGGTACCCGGCCGGATTCCCACAGGTCGTCGCGGTCGGCGGGATCGACGCCGACGGTAGGCCGACCGAGCCGGTCGTCGAGGAGTCCGGAGTGGACCTGGTCGCGCCGGGGGTGGCGGCGGTCAGCGTCGGACCGAGCGGCGCCGGACACTACCGGATCGGTGGCGCGGCGGTCGCGGCCGCGTACGTGGCGGGTGCGGCGGCACTGGTCCGGTCGTACCGCCCCGCGCTGGGCGCCGCCGAGATCCGCACCCGGCTGGAGCTGACCGCCGAGCACCCGCCCGGCGCGGCGCGTACCCCGGCACTCGGGGCCGGCGTGCTCGACCCGTACGCGGCGGTTTCCGTGGTCGATCCCGGTCAGGCGGCGCGTCCGGTCGAGGCCCGGCCGGCACCGGCGGTCCTCCCGGTCGTGCCCCCGGCGGACCCGGCGGTCGGCCGCGCCGGTCTGGTCGGCGCGGCCGTCGGTGTCGGTACGGTGCTCGCCCTGGCCGCCGGGGTCACGATCCGGGCCGGGCGTCGGCGTCGCTGGCGGGTACGCTGA